The Pyrus communis chromosome 12, drPyrComm1.1, whole genome shotgun sequence genomic sequence GTACTATGATACCACTACACCAGATGCGCTTGTTATAATAGTTGGGTACAACTTTGATGGTTTAACTCGAgatggagagaaaagaaagaagagtgtCCCTTATGGCGTGTGTACTAATCGATAATGGAAagtgaaaaaaagaaattgtactcattcaaaagggaatgtgtttattaacattttaagatTCAAGATACAAATGAGATCCACACAAAATCGAGAATTAGACTCTAAAATTTTCATATTAGGCCTTTCACAGTAAGATATAAACAGTGAGTGATATCAATATATTGAGCTCATATTGGAATACACTTCTAAAATAGGCTAGAATATTTGAGTGTGATACCAGTATATTGAACTCATGAGATTAATATATTAAATCCAACCCGGTCTCTTTCTCCTCCTTAATCCGACCAATTTCCACCGGAAGATCTTTGACTTCGGCAACATCCATAACCCATGCTCCTTGCTTGGTCGTTGCCGATTTGTAATGTGTCATTATTGCATTCATTTGACAATAATtaatagggagttttaacgaaaaatccacggtactgttcactttaacgaaaaactacatttttacactaaaaagtcaattctggtactattcattttaccttttattttgtctttatcattaaaactcaaaatttttaaacaattttcattagttttccttaattaaTAACTACTCGTTCACCCATACGTGAACGACTGTTTCTTACCTCAATTTCAGATCATATTGGGCCTTGCACTCTCTATAGCccaattcaaattaaaaccGCGTCCcaactatatatataaatccAAAATCACGTCATCAAACCTGGCATCCCAATTTTGAGAAAAAGGTGAAAAGTAAAACGATGGAAAACGTGAACGGTATCATATTCCGGGAGACGCTTGACCAGGTGGCGAGCTGGCTCAGCGTCACCGTGTCCACCGCCTTCTTCTCCTCCCTCGAGCGCTTCTCGTGCGTCAACCTCTCCACCACCGACTCCGACTACGAAGACGACGACGAGGCCAAGGACCGCCCTCTCACCCTCACCAATCACAACAACGAACCTCCAAACGACGTCGCTAATCTCCCCGTCTGATCTatcccccccctctctctctctctgcggtATTATCTTCGTTTGTattttaattagggtttatcGAAAACAGCTTGTGGTTCTGAATTTCATGCGTGTGTGTCAATGTGTAATGGATGGGGAATGTATGAGCTACATAATACGGATTGCAGTAGAACATATTGAAATCGTTGATTAATAAATTTGTTTCTCTAATTCATACTTTGTTTCATAGGCATTGCAATTTTGTTGGTTGAATCATGCATGAACTTGTAGGAACTGACGATTGAATCTCTGGAATTAGGTAGGAATTTGCAAATTAGGGATTTTTCTGGCCTTAATCGTTAATTATTCAGATTCGACGTTTTTATCGAGTTGAGTTGATTTGCATCATTGGATTGGAAGGGCATATAATGGTGGTTTCACTAATTCATGAAACAAACAAATGTATGGATAGATGGACATAATATCTTCAAGTTGATTTACAAATATTGTTTTAGTTCTTTGATTTACAATTATGCATTCAGGGAATTATGTTCAGGTTGAAGGGTTGTATCCTCATTAGATTACACATCAAGAGCGGTATGCTTAGTAAACTATACATTCAAGGTAGTGTGGAGAATATATCATACTGGCGTAATGGGACGCGGTCCCTGATCGAGAAAAGCAAGCAACGAAGCAGAAGGATGCGGAATATGAAGGGGCTGGGGATGGAGCCGATAACCAATCTATAAGATGCTATAGTTGGATACGTTCAGAGTGGTGAACAGATCATTTCAAAGTTGATCACTTGTTCGATATGAACAGTGACGTGTTGTTATTTATCATTGATTGTGCTTGTAACTGGGCCTGTAGGTGGCACGGTCTAGCATCCCACATTCTAAAATCCTAGTGCTATTAACAACAATGCTGCAAATACACAAGAAGATACATTTCTAATCAACTACTGCAAACACTAGAACAAAAGTAGTAGTAAAAATGGATGGTGAAACTTCACCGTTTCACCGCCATTATTAGTCTGCATGTTCCCTCCAACACAGTAGCATCAACACACACCTTTTGATAATGTACAACCTTGCTTTCTTCTCCTTCAACGTTCTCTTTGATGCCTGAACTTTGGTTTTCTTTTCCTGGTAAGTAGACTTCTCCATGATCTTGACTCCTCTCACTCCTCTCCTGGATTTTCACCTTATTCTATATAACCACTTTGTGCCTTGTTCACCCAGGTTATAAAGAAAGGGGAAAAGGAGATGAATCTTTTACATTGTGTGAGTTACTATTGGCTGACATCAGTTTCATTTGGAAAGTCAGTAAATTATGTCTTGGGGTGGTAAAGAAGGCCCTGAGAGAGTAACCGGTCAACCAGGTGGTGCTGCTTTTCTGTTCCGGAAGGCTGCCTCTGCTTCCGCCTGGTCCAATATCCAGATTTCCAGGTTGGTTGTCTGCTAAACCTTCCCTTATTTTTACCGCTCTCTCTGCCTCCAGGATTTATTGCTTGATGAAAAGGACCATGGACCACAAGACCCCTTTTTAGAAAGTTTTTGGAAGGGGGTTTTGGTTcatgaatttgtttatttttaggaCTGCTAGATAATTGGATTTCTTATGTGTCCTTATGGCAACTTTCAGTCTCATAAGTCAGAGATTGTACGCCCT encodes the following:
- the LOC137710865 gene encoding uncharacterized protein, whose product is MENVNGIIFRETLDQVASWLSVTVSTAFFSSLERFSCVNLSTTDSDYEDDDEAKDRPLTLTNHNNEPPNDVANLPV